The following nucleotide sequence is from Longimicrobium sp..
CCGTCCAGACGCGGTTCACGTTGCCCGTAATGGAAAGCGTCAGCTCGTCGCCGGGCCCCAGGCGGTACGCGGTGCGGCTGACCGGCGCGTCCAGCAGCACGGGCTGCGCCGCCGCGGGACGGCGGGAGGCAGCGCTGTCCGTCTGCTGTGCCGCCGCCGGCGCGCCGGCCAGCAGGGCCGCCGCCAAAGCCGCCGCGAGGCGGCGCCGGAGGGGCGCCACTCGGCCTTTCGTTTCTGTATGCTTCACGTCCTGCCTAGTTTCTGATGCGGGCACGGGACGCGTTCCCGCCGCCCCGTGCTGTCCTCCCAACCGTCAGGCCGGCGCTCCGGCCAGGGTGCGCGCGCCGGCATCCTGGCCTTCCACCAGCCGGCGGAAGTGGGGGATGGTGCGCTGCAGCCCTTCCTCCAGCTCCACCCGCGGCTCCCATCCCAGGACGGCACGCGCGATGGTGATGTCCGGCTGCCGGACCTTGGGGTCGTCTTCCGGCAGCGGAAGCCGGTCCAGCGACGAGGCGCTTTCCGTCTGGGCCAGCACCCGCTCGGCCAGCTCGAGGACGGTGAACTCGTTGGGGTTGCCGATGTTGGTCGGCTCCACCCGGTCCGACCGGAAGAGCCGGTAGATCCCGTCCACCAGGTCGTCCACGTAGGTAAACGATCGTGTCTGCGATCCGTCACCATAGATGGAGATGGGATCGCCCCGCAGCGCCTGCACGATGAAGTTCGAGACCACCCGCCCGTCGCCGGGCCTCATCCGCGGACCGTAGGTGTTGAAGATGCGCACGATGCGCGTCTCCATCCCGTGGAAGCGGTGGTAGGCCATGGTCATCGCCTCGGCGAAGCGCTTGGCCTCGTCGTACACCCCCCGCGGGCCCACCGGGTTCACGTGGCCCCAGTAGCTTTCCGGCTGGGGGTGCACCTGGGGATCGCCGTACACCTCGCTCGTCGACGCGAGCAGGAAGCGGGCGCCCTTGGCCTTGGCCAGCCCCAGCGCCTTGTGGGTGCCCAGCGACCCCACCTTCAGGGTGGGGATGGGCTGCTCCAGATAGTCCACCGGGCTGGCCGGCGAGGCAAAGTGGAGCACCCCGTCCAGCGGGCCCTCCACGTAGATGTAGTTGGTGACGTCGTGCTGGATGAACCGGAAGTCCGGCCGCCCCATCAGGTGCGCCACGTTGTCGGGATGGCCGGT
It contains:
- a CDS encoding UDP-glucuronic acid decarboxylase family protein produces the protein MRVLITGAAGFLGSHLCDRFLAEGYEVVGMDNFITGHPDNVAHLMGRPDFRFIQHDVTNYIYVEGPLDGVLHFASPASPVDYLEQPIPTLKVGSLGTHKALGLAKAKGARFLLASTSEVYGDPQVHPQPESYWGHVNPVGPRGVYDEAKRFAEAMTMAYHRFHGMETRIVRIFNTYGPRMRPGDGRVVSNFIVQALRGDPISIYGDGSQTRSFTYVDDLVDGIYRLFRSDRVEPTNIGNPNEFTVLELAERVLAQTESASSLDRLPLPEDDPKVRQPDITIARAVLGWEPRVELEEGLQRTIPHFRRLVEGQDAGARTLAGAPA